In Lineus longissimus chromosome 7, tnLinLong1.2, whole genome shotgun sequence, a genomic segment contains:
- the LOC135490744 gene encoding methionine aminopeptidase 2-like: MADTACLENASSKENETNEDPVKNENLADGEQTTAAKKKKNKKKKKKAAQDADGNDAVEEVTETLEKQTLDGEIDGAGDEGENGAEPSAAKKKKKKKKKKGGAKQQTDPPSIPVCELFPDGNFPEGQIMDYPDCQDDRTAKDRYTTEEKKFADRMNIDLYNEIRQAAEAHRQTRHHMQKVIKPGMKMIDICETLEGISRKMINENGLKAGLAFPTGCSLNHCAAHYTPNAGDSTVLQYDDVCKIDFGTHINGHIIDCAFTVSFNPKYDKLLEAVKDATNTGIKEAGIDVRLCDVGEAIQEVMESYEVELDGKTYTVKPIRNLNGHSIGPYRIHAGKTVPIVKGGEATRMEEMEFYAIETFGSTGKGVVHDDMETSHYMKNYDVGHVPLRLPKAKQLLHVINQNFSTLAFCRRWLDRLGQEKYLMALKNLCDAGIVDAYPPLCDIKGCYTAQWEHTILLRPTCKEVISRGDDY; encoded by the exons ATGGCAGACACAGCATGTCTGGAAAATGCAAGTTCCAAAGAAAATGAGACAAATGAGGACCCTGTAAAGAATGAAAATTTAGCTGACGGCGAGCAGACAACTGCCgccaaaaagaagaaaaataaaaagaagaaaaagaagg CTGCTCAGGATGCCGATGGTAATGATGCTGTGGAAGAAGTAACTGAGACTTTGGAAAAGCAGACTCTGGATGGAGAAATTGATGGTGCTGGTGATGAGGGAGAGAATGGAGCAGAACCATCAGctgccaagaagaagaagaagaaaaagaagaagaaaggag GTGCCAAGCAACAAACTGACCCCCCTTCTATCCCTGTTTGTGAGCTCTTCCCTGATGGCAACTTCCCAGAAGGTCAGATTATGGACTATCCAGACTGCCAAGATGA CCGGACAGCTAAGGACCGCTACACAACTGAGGAGAAGAAGTTTGCTGATCGTATGAATATTGATCTGTATAATGAGATACGACAAGCTGCTGAAGCTCACAGACAG ACCAGGCATCATATGCAGAAGGTTATCAAACCAGGAATGAAAATGATAGATATTTG TGAAACTTTAGAAGGAATATCACGGAAGATGATAAATGAGAATGGTCTAAAGGCTGGACTGGCCTTTCCTACTGGTTGCTCATTAAATCACTGTGCAGCTCACTATACTCCCAATGCCGGCGACAGTACCGTCCTTCAGTATGATGACGTCTGTAAGATTGACTTTGGAACCCATATTAATG GTCACATCATTGATTGTGCATTCACGGTTTCTTTCAATCCAAAGTATGATAAATTACTGGAAGCAGTGAAAGATGCCACCAACACTGGAATTAAG GAAGCGGGTATTGATGTCAGGTTGTGCGACGTCGGAGAGGCCATCCAAGAAGTTATGGAGTCCTACGAGGTGGAATTAGATGGCAAGACATACACAGTGAAACCTATCCGTAACTTGAATGGCCATTCCATAGGACCTTACAGAATACATGCTGGCAAGACTGTGCCAATTGTGAAGGGGGGTGAAGCAACTAGGATGGAG GAAATGGAATTTTATGCAATCGAGACATTTGGTAGTACTGGTAAAGGAGTTGTCCATGATGACATGGAAACATCGCATTACATGAAGAATTATGATGTCGGACATGTGCCTCTGAG ACTTCCAAAAGCTAAGCAGTTACTGCACGTCATCAACCAGAACTTCAGTACTCTCGCTTTCTGCCGTCGCTGGCTGGACAGACTGGGACAGGAAAAATATCTGATGGCTTTGAAGAACCTTTGCGATGCGGGTATTGTGGATGCTTATCCACCTCTCTGTGATATCAAGGGTTGCTACACAGCTCAATGGGAGCACACGATATTGTTACGGCCAACATGTAAGGAGGTTATCAGTCGTGGAGATGACTATTGA
- the LOC135490832 gene encoding uncharacterized protein LOC135490832 isoform X2 — translation MRGNTGRKPSMTFWSRHEPVNMPRGNTDHWSKMRIKATAISDNAFNAPSYGPVLTDSAVEAFYQDAQRGLERNQINDIIKTKSSVGDFSKKFVSGMNGRVPGNYHLSRPKVGSARGSYRNIYSDRAKEGFVYWYRDRPKPTQFGRYGIGSYKTVLGIGNAPRT, via the exons ATGCGGGGAAATACGGGCAGAAAGCCGAG CATGACCTTTTGGTCGCGACACGAACCCGTCAACATGCCGCGTGGAAACACCGACCACTGGAGTAAGATGCGCATCAAGGCCACAGCAATCTCCGACAACGCCTTCAACGCCCCGTCATACGGTCCGGTCCTCACCGACTCCG CTGTTGAAGCCTTCTACCAAGACGCTCAGCGTGGATTGGAACGCAACCAAATTAACGACATCATAAAGACCAAGTCGTCCGTCGGAGACTTCAGCAAGAAGTTCGTCAGTGGGATGAATGGCCGTGTCCCCGGTAACTATCACCTGAGCCGCCCGAAGGTCGGGTCGGCGAGGGGTTCTTACAGGAACATTTACAGTGACAGGGCCAAGGAAGGTTTCGTCTATTGGTACAGGGATCGACCAAAGCCAACTCAGT TTGGTCGCTACGGAATTGGATCGTACAAAACCGTCCTTGGAATCGGAAACGCTCCCAGGACGTAA
- the LOC135490619 gene encoding rho guanine nucleotide exchange factor 3-like isoform X2, with amino-acid sequence MNERSLSFKNILSPAKNLSQNAVSYKKPQPTPSKRRPSKLWQETVEGNVSNVFSEMQIKRQNAIFELYEGENDLVHDLQMIKETYYNSLKTLGLMTESELHQIFSVIETLVPIHQDLVMSLISQRQPDGSTEGVGEVLLDWLPNLHSYIPYCANQIYAKALLDEKKNDKRIHDFLQRCQESSFSRKLDLWTFLDLPRNRLVKYPLLLKNIQKRTPESHADIQRLQQAIDSVEAIIREVDEKAGEAKCNFHRDRLDFLEESQRHPLIDEAKVLLCDGVLRNSRGTKLTVFVFKKVMVLTRPTTRHDRQCYQVYRYPLPLSELIVEDLKDGEVKMGSFRNMLGQGQGSKYVFRVSSTIQSGKGYTHTLQARDEHDKKQWLNCLQLAIKEAMPVAAKMATPKTDVNDVVEDDTEEQKMDMSFVNDAIDLDESCLPMEDSCLPMENDQGGDCRLKRSDSRSSQKSLHSEVMEAVNVVSERRRSLRSSTKSLASALKRSLSNRSVRSSVSSLPHGEQAEGESVFEKSSDSSSSSEMDPLDFSKSKKV; translated from the exons ATGAATGAA AGATCATTGAGTTTTAAGAATATACTCTCTCCGGCAAAAAATCTATCCCAGAATGCCGTATCTTATAAGAAGCCGCAACCAACACCTTCAAAGCGACGACCTAGTAAACTCTGGCAGGAGACGGTTGAAGGGAATGTTTCGAATGTGTTCAGTGAGATGCAGATCAAACGTCAAAAT GCCATATTTGAGTTGTATGAAGGAGAGAATGATTTGGTGCATGACTTACAGATGATAAAGGAG ACATATTACAACTCACTGAAGACGCTCGGTTTGATGACAGAGAGTGAACTTCATCAGATATTCAGTGTGATTGAGACATTGGTCCCAATACACCAAG ACCTGGTGATGAGCCTAATCAGCCAGCGCCAGCCAGATGGATCAACAGAAGGAGTGGGAGAAGTCCTGCTCGACTGGCTGCCAAACCTACATTCATACATTCCCTATTGTGCTAATCAAATCTACGCCAAAGCTTTGCTGGACGAGAAGAAAAACGACAAACGGATTCACGATTTTCTCCAACGGTGCCAGGAATCGAGTTTCAGTCGGAAACTGGACTTGTGGACATTTCTTGACCTGCCGAGGAATCGCCTTGTGAAGTATCCGTTACTGTTGAAAAACATTCAGAAACGTACGCCCGAATCTCATGCGGATATACAAAGACTGCAGCAGGCTATTGATAGTGTTGAGGCCATCATTCGTGAAGTTGACGAAAAAGCTGGAGAGGCAAAATGTAATTTCCACCGGGACCGTTTGGACTTTTTGGAGGAGTCTCAGCGTCATCCTTTAATTGATGAAGCCAAGGTTCTGTTGTGTGATGGGGTGCTAAGGAACAGTCGGGGAACG AAACTGACCGTGTTTGTGTTCAAGAAGGTGATGGTATTAACACGGCCAACAACCCGTCACGATCGTCAGTGTTACCAGGTCTATCGGTATCCCTTGCCGTTGTCTGAACTGATCGTTGAAGACCTGAAGGACGGTGAAGTCAAGATGGGGTCATTTAGAAACATGCTTGGTCAGGGACAAGGAA GCAAATATGTATTTCGTGTTTCTTCCACGATACAGTCTGGAAAAGGCTACACCCATACCTTACAGGCAAGGGATGAACATGACAAGAAGCAGTGGTTGAACTGTCTCCAGCTGGCGATAAAGGAGGCAATGCCGGTTGCAGCGAAAATGGCGACGCCAAAAACGGATGTGAACGATGTAGTAGAAGACGACACTGAAGAACAAAAAATGGATATGAGTTTTGTGAATGATGCAATCGATCTGGACGAATCTTGTCTACCTATGGAAGACTCTTGTCTACCAATGGAAAACGATCAGGGCGGAGACTGCAGATTGAAGAGAAGCGATTCGAGATCCAGTCAGAAAAGTCTGCATTCAGAGGTGATGGAGGCTGTGAATGTTGTTAGTGAGAGGAGAAGAAGCTTGAGGTCTTCAACGAAAAGTCTAGCTTCTGCCTTGAAGCGAAGTCTATCGAATCGGAGTGTTCGTTCAAGTGTGAGTAGTCTGCCTCATGGAGAGCAGGCAGAAGGAGAGTCTGTCTTTGAGAAGAGTAGTGATTCATCAAGTTCGAGCGAAATGGATCCCCTGGACTTTTCTAAGAGCAAAAAAGTTTaa
- the LOC135490832 gene encoding uncharacterized protein LOC135490832 isoform X1 has protein sequence MAVSLPPMLPGTPARSDMTFWSRHEPVNMPRGNTDHWSKMRIKATAISDNAFNAPSYGPVLTDSAVEAFYQDAQRGLERNQINDIIKTKSSVGDFSKKFVSGMNGRVPGNYHLSRPKVGSARGSYRNIYSDRAKEGFVYWYRDRPKPTQFGRYGIGSYKTVLGIGNAPRT, from the exons ATGGCCGTCTCTCTGCCACCAATGCTACCGGGTACGCCGGCTAGGTCAGA CATGACCTTTTGGTCGCGACACGAACCCGTCAACATGCCGCGTGGAAACACCGACCACTGGAGTAAGATGCGCATCAAGGCCACAGCAATCTCCGACAACGCCTTCAACGCCCCGTCATACGGTCCGGTCCTCACCGACTCCG CTGTTGAAGCCTTCTACCAAGACGCTCAGCGTGGATTGGAACGCAACCAAATTAACGACATCATAAAGACCAAGTCGTCCGTCGGAGACTTCAGCAAGAAGTTCGTCAGTGGGATGAATGGCCGTGTCCCCGGTAACTATCACCTGAGCCGCCCGAAGGTCGGGTCGGCGAGGGGTTCTTACAGGAACATTTACAGTGACAGGGCCAAGGAAGGTTTCGTCTATTGGTACAGGGATCGACCAAAGCCAACTCAGT TTGGTCGCTACGGAATTGGATCGTACAAAACCGTCCTTGGAATCGGAAACGCTCCCAGGACGTAA
- the LOC135490618 gene encoding RNA-binding protein spenito-like: MKRNPEGDLSPRSKRTRAGYGGRDDSLRDRLSPDIGDRQPRMLGREKMRMRDSRDRDYDFEPDRLPPKRHREEPRPIDDFDPSPRMQDRGPERPDIPRGERGEVDYRSLCISGVSVQASDTEVRDALYREFRKFGEFNVKVVHNGQNRLAYVNFRFPDDAKEARFGRGKLMLFDKPVRVEPVYNKNRNRSITPPRPMPAGPPFDSFSSRSNSPPLRRSIPRHELPPIPRRDPRDFPPEFDDNPPGRPGPDHEVHQMGNAPKFPHHLDHIMPEDDDKATRTLFVGNLDVATEQAEIRQVFDKFGIIEDIDIKRPARGQGNAYAFIKFLNLDMAHRAKVAVSGEFIGKFQCKIGYGKVTPTTALWVGGLGPWIRQENLEREFDRFGVINRIEWPHGKSYAYVLYDSIDAASAACKEMRGFPLGGPDRRLRVDFAEPDSIPGPRGRDGSGPRDSGSGGDSREFRGGGAGGPPPRHFEPEGLPPPMMREQPPPPGFEPSWPGPGGPNYNQGYMDRPPKRDRRDSRGEGDHYRNPDNPREFNNYGRPPIDDLDRDFHRGRRSPDVEPPRFRRMSPDLERTFREREQRFPSPRRRRSFSGEPGRHSIENDVRRSKMSEKNGASNSKRTSCSNLSDLAKCLPIVWNGVLILKSSAFPTRLHLVKGDVNLVDSLMKDPTTETTALRITQRLRLLQPKLDDLNQKVTAAGLSNSCVFLAMPGSTQPLDDPTNSIQQRPLRNLVSYLKQKDSAGVISLPPTPTKDKENVGVLHAFPPCQFGHDFLQDCAPNLGPDPAKDDHLVVMVVKGPP; this comes from the coding sequence ATGAAACGTAATCCAGAGGGTGATTTATCACCAAGAAGTAAAAGGACTAGAGCTGGCTATGGTGGTAGAGATGACTCCCTTCGTGATCGTTTAAGCCCCGATATTGGCGATCGCCAGCCCAGAATGTTAGGTCGTGAAAAAATGAGAATGCGAGATAGCCGTGATCGTGATTATGATTTTGAACCCGATCGCCTACCTCCTAAACGTCATCGAGAAGAACCTAGACCAATTGATGATTTTGATCCCTCTCCTAGGATGCAAGACAGGGGACCGGAGCGTCCAGATATTCCCCGAGGCGAACGGGGGGAGGTTGATTATCGGTCACTTTGTATCAGTGGCGTGAGCGTTCAGGCATCGGACACTGAAGTTCGGGACGCCCTTTATCGTGAATTCCGTAAATTTGGTGAGTTTAATGTGAAGGTTGTGCATAACGGTCAGAATCGCTTGGCATATGTGAATTTCCGATTCCCTGATGATGCCAAGGAAGCTAGATTTGGAAGGGGGAAACTGATGTTGTTTGATAAACCAGTGCGCGTTGAACCAGTTTACAATAAGAATCGTAATCGTAGTATTACTCCACCACGGCCAATGCCAGCTGGCCCTCCCTTTGATAGCTTTTCATCTCGGAGTAATTCACCTCCGCTTCGTCGCAGCATTCCGCGTCACGAATTGCCGCCTATTCCTCGCAGGGATCCTCGTGACTTCCCACCAGAATTTGATGATAATCCTCCCGGAAGGCCTGGTCCAGACCATGAAGTGCACCAAATGGGGAACGCTCCAAAGTTTCCGCACCACCTGGATCACATTATGCCGGAGGACGACGACAAAGCTACGAGGACACTGTTTGTTGGGAATCTGGATGTGGCAACGGAACAAGCAGAAATAAGACAGGTGTTCGATAAATTTGGTATCATTGAAGATATTGACATTAAGCGCCCAGCACGCGGGCAAGGGAATGCTTATGCTTTTATCAAGTTTCTGAATTTAGATATGGCACACCGTGCAAAAGTGGCTGTTTCTGGGGAATTCATTGGGAAGTTTCAGTGCAAGATAGGCTATGGAAAAGTTACACCAACGACTGCTTTGTGGGTAGGTGGTTTAGGCCCATGGATAAGACAGGAAAACCTTGAGCGTGAATTTGATCGCTTTGGTGTCATCAATCGTATTGAGTGGCCTCATGGTAAAAGTTATGCATATGTGTTGTATGACAGTATAGATGCTGCTTCAGCAGCTTGTAAGGAAATGCGTGGGTTCCCACTTGGAGGTCCTGATCGGAGGCTGCGTGTAGACTTTGCCGAGCCTGATTCCATCCCAGGGCCAAGAGGACGTGATGGCAGTGGGCCCCGGGATAGTGGCAGTGGTGGTGATTCTCGTGAGTTCCGTGGCGGTGGGGCTGGTGGGCCTCCTCCGCGGCACTTTGAACCAGAGGGCTTGCCACCCCCTATGATGCGAGAGCAACCCCCACCCCCTGGCTTTGAACCATCATGGCCTGGTCCAGGGGGTCCAAATTATAACCAAGGATATATGGACCGCCCACCAAAAAGAGACCGTCGTGATTCTAGAGGTGAAGGTGATCATTACCGCAATCCTGACAATCCTCGTGAGTTTAACAACTATGGCCGTCCACCTATTGATGATCTGGACAGAGACTTTCACCGTGGAAGGAGGTCCCCTGATGTTGAACCACCACGCTTTCGAAGAATGTCACCAGATTTGGAGCGTACTTTCAGGGAGCGCGAGCAACGCTTTCCATCCCCTCGGAGACGCAGGAGTTTTTCAGGTGAACCTGGCAGACATTCTATTGAAAATGACGTCAGACGTTCAAAGATGAGTGAAAAGAATGGTGCCAGTAATTCTAAGCGCACCTCTTGTTCCAACCTCTCAGACCTTGCAAAATGCCTTCCGATTGTCTGGAATGGCGTCCTCATACTGAAAAGTAGTGCGTTCCCAACACGTTTGCATTTAGTTAAAGGTGATGTGAATTTGGTGGATTCTCTAATGAAAGACCCCACCACAGAAACAACTGCTTTGAGAATTACTCAGCGTTTGCGCTTGCTTCAACCAAAGCTAGACGATTTGAATCAAAAAGTGACTGCTGCTGGTCTGAGTAACTCGTGTGTGTTTTTAGCCATGCCTGGATCGACACAGCCACTTGATGATCCCACAAACTCGATCCAACAGCGCCCCTTGAGGAACCTTGTCTCTTACTTGAAGCAGAAGGATTCTGCAGGAGTTATTTCATTGCCGCCTACTCCTACCAAAGACAAGGAAAACGTTGGTGTTCTTCACGCATTTCCTCCCTGCCAGTTTGGTCATGACTTCCTTCAGGATTGTGCACCGAATCTTGGTCCAGACCCTGCAAAGGATGATCATCTtgttgtcatggttgtcaaaGGGCCCCCTTAA
- the LOC135490619 gene encoding rho guanine nucleotide exchange factor 3-like isoform X1 codes for MENSFMEDINDISPRLRPRRKSFTTPPPDVFNDFRSPAGLELTLSARKRKRNKEQDADTLSVQSFDISYKDSAGKRLRKSLSRVASLANIFSPVRPVGKKIGQSLQRSLSFKNILSPAKNLSQNAVSYKKPQPTPSKRRPSKLWQETVEGNVSNVFSEMQIKRQNAIFELYEGENDLVHDLQMIKETYYNSLKTLGLMTESELHQIFSVIETLVPIHQDLVMSLISQRQPDGSTEGVGEVLLDWLPNLHSYIPYCANQIYAKALLDEKKNDKRIHDFLQRCQESSFSRKLDLWTFLDLPRNRLVKYPLLLKNIQKRTPESHADIQRLQQAIDSVEAIIREVDEKAGEAKCNFHRDRLDFLEESQRHPLIDEAKVLLCDGVLRNSRGTKLTVFVFKKVMVLTRPTTRHDRQCYQVYRYPLPLSELIVEDLKDGEVKMGSFRNMLGQGQGSKYVFRVSSTIQSGKGYTHTLQARDEHDKKQWLNCLQLAIKEAMPVAAKMATPKTDVNDVVEDDTEEQKMDMSFVNDAIDLDESCLPMEDSCLPMENDQGGDCRLKRSDSRSSQKSLHSEVMEAVNVVSERRRSLRSSTKSLASALKRSLSNRSVRSSVSSLPHGEQAEGESVFEKSSDSSSSSEMDPLDFSKSKKV; via the exons ATGGAGAACAGTTTTATGGAAGATATAAATGATATATCACCACGATTAAGGCCCAGAAG GAAATCATTTACAACACCGCCACCAGATGTCTTCAATGACTTTAGGAGTCCTGCTGGCCTGGAACTTACACTTTCTGCA CGGAAAAGGAAGCGAAATAAAGAGCAAGATGCGGATACCTTGAGTGTACAGAGCTTTGATatctcttacaaa GACTCGGCTGGAAAGAGGTTGAGAAAATCACTATCACGGGTAGCATCCCTCGCAAACATATTCTCCCCCGTCAGACCTGTGGGGAAGAAGATTGGACAGTCGCTTCAG AGATCATTGAGTTTTAAGAATATACTCTCTCCGGCAAAAAATCTATCCCAGAATGCCGTATCTTATAAGAAGCCGCAACCAACACCTTCAAAGCGACGACCTAGTAAACTCTGGCAGGAGACGGTTGAAGGGAATGTTTCGAATGTGTTCAGTGAGATGCAGATCAAACGTCAAAAT GCCATATTTGAGTTGTATGAAGGAGAGAATGATTTGGTGCATGACTTACAGATGATAAAGGAG ACATATTACAACTCACTGAAGACGCTCGGTTTGATGACAGAGAGTGAACTTCATCAGATATTCAGTGTGATTGAGACATTGGTCCCAATACACCAAG ACCTGGTGATGAGCCTAATCAGCCAGCGCCAGCCAGATGGATCAACAGAAGGAGTGGGAGAAGTCCTGCTCGACTGGCTGCCAAACCTACATTCATACATTCCCTATTGTGCTAATCAAATCTACGCCAAAGCTTTGCTGGACGAGAAGAAAAACGACAAACGGATTCACGATTTTCTCCAACGGTGCCAGGAATCGAGTTTCAGTCGGAAACTGGACTTGTGGACATTTCTTGACCTGCCGAGGAATCGCCTTGTGAAGTATCCGTTACTGTTGAAAAACATTCAGAAACGTACGCCCGAATCTCATGCGGATATACAAAGACTGCAGCAGGCTATTGATAGTGTTGAGGCCATCATTCGTGAAGTTGACGAAAAAGCTGGAGAGGCAAAATGTAATTTCCACCGGGACCGTTTGGACTTTTTGGAGGAGTCTCAGCGTCATCCTTTAATTGATGAAGCCAAGGTTCTGTTGTGTGATGGGGTGCTAAGGAACAGTCGGGGAACG AAACTGACCGTGTTTGTGTTCAAGAAGGTGATGGTATTAACACGGCCAACAACCCGTCACGATCGTCAGTGTTACCAGGTCTATCGGTATCCCTTGCCGTTGTCTGAACTGATCGTTGAAGACCTGAAGGACGGTGAAGTCAAGATGGGGTCATTTAGAAACATGCTTGGTCAGGGACAAGGAA GCAAATATGTATTTCGTGTTTCTTCCACGATACAGTCTGGAAAAGGCTACACCCATACCTTACAGGCAAGGGATGAACATGACAAGAAGCAGTGGTTGAACTGTCTCCAGCTGGCGATAAAGGAGGCAATGCCGGTTGCAGCGAAAATGGCGACGCCAAAAACGGATGTGAACGATGTAGTAGAAGACGACACTGAAGAACAAAAAATGGATATGAGTTTTGTGAATGATGCAATCGATCTGGACGAATCTTGTCTACCTATGGAAGACTCTTGTCTACCAATGGAAAACGATCAGGGCGGAGACTGCAGATTGAAGAGAAGCGATTCGAGATCCAGTCAGAAAAGTCTGCATTCAGAGGTGATGGAGGCTGTGAATGTTGTTAGTGAGAGGAGAAGAAGCTTGAGGTCTTCAACGAAAAGTCTAGCTTCTGCCTTGAAGCGAAGTCTATCGAATCGGAGTGTTCGTTCAAGTGTGAGTAGTCTGCCTCATGGAGAGCAGGCAGAAGGAGAGTCTGTCTTTGAGAAGAGTAGTGATTCATCAAGTTCGAGCGAAATGGATCCCCTGGACTTTTCTAAGAGCAAAAAAGTTTaa